TAGTTTTTGGGATTCggtataatagtacctataggaTATAATACGTGTTAAGCTATAATGTCGAATGTCAATTGAATAGTTCAAACGATTATTTCaccaggtataatattatataatgtacacgtAGCtacgatttaaataatatatacccgGACGTACGACACGTATTCAAATCAAATGAATTAAACTCGAGAGCTCagctgaaaacaaaaaaattatacctagTTCGATTGTACGGaataaactgtaataataatttatattattgtatttaaacgtGTGTGTCCATTGTCCAAACATACTCGTGTTTCCGTCTTTTCTGTTCCCCTCGTATCAACCAAGCaatcattttaattgtgtTAGGTGGGCTatacatagtattttaaatatacattttagatcaTTGAATACAACGTTGGCGTTTAatcattacaaataaattaatacttgcAACACTATTTTACcataatgtaatgttttaatgactaataaatataattatcgttgtatttttgttactaaaaatttgaataaacaaatattatacatccatGCTCGTAttgtttcaaatattcaaatctttaaaatgtatcatgaatttttactttattttagtaatatttagaatatttaaaatttaaaatttatttattttacttgttttataaacaattaaaaactatagttatattatttcgttatttttatggcatacatacaaatactaatataattttttttagaatttattgaatattattgatattattgttaaagcaGCAGTTCAATGGCATTGTTTAGATTGTAAAATcgtccataataattatattatgatcattaataagtgaaatgtaatttattttaatgagccTTATTgtacatcaataattattattgaattgaaaataatacattggtTATGcgtgtttacataatatacgattagaaacataattttattataattctttaatCTTGATGTATGGACATAGAGTTTCATGATCCACGAAttgtagttaatattaataagacgATCACACCTGTATGTGCTTGTCTTCGTCACAAAAATATGACATAtcaaatttacaaaacaatattttattgttttaatatttgagtaaattgatttattatcaaacttaaagaatGTTATCTGTGTTTATACGgattttttactgtatttcaattttttgacgTGTTaagattaagtaaaatattgtgatttaaaaaattctaatataaaatacaaatataaaaacgagTATTTCTAGTTTCTACTGCATGCAGATATATcggatatgtataatatatcttattatgGCTACTGACTAATTTACCAGTATTGGTTTTATCTATATGATTTTTAGGTACTAgcaggtacatataatattattgtaatacatatacatatcttCATAAACCTACAGGTGATTCATGACGTCATGGTAACGCTTCCCGTGTCGCACAAATTTATAGAATGAGCCCAGCTATAAAACATgtcaaaaaaaatgatttattgtattaatattttgtaatatatactttaatatattttaatgaaacagttaatgttttaaattaccaattcatttttcaaagtaattttcattattactaagtttataattaaaatatgaacttattcttaaattaaacttgGCCGCTAGTTTTGAATTGATAATactttttacctatataattcagGTACTTGATTTATACGAATAACTTTAGTCAGATATTAATATACCGTTGTATCAactaaattattctttaatttccaaaatatttcattaaaataaataatcataaataattaacattttggttgccatattatttttattggttgttgttttaatataatatgttaaatataaattgtaacctTATTATAACGAGCAATATGGATATAACTACCATAATACTTAAGATTcgctttatttgtttatttaaattttcaactttaggTAGGTCttgtataaaataggtacatattttatttttcattaaatttatgagtATAAAAAGATGTTATTTTAGGTTCAAcctttaatgaatatattttacatatggAACGTTTTTGGTTTCATGAGTAAGAGAAgtggtacatatttattaagcaTCTACTTACCACGTGTCACccttcatttttaaaccaaaattaacatctgttttgtataatatttaacgcaGGATACTATTATGGACGTATACACTAAAAGTTTAAGATCTTGTCTCTTATCAAACATAAATAGTTACCAAattgtactttatattataatttatatttatagatatttaaccttatcgttaaaaatactatttaaataatattcaaagtaTTCATTTATGTTGATTGCTTAGCTTTTTTCATCGATTATAGAATTTTCTACAACTTAATACGTGGTTTTAGTTATAcagaatttgttattattttgcattagTGCATATTGCAATTTAGCgaacttcataaaaaaaaaaaaaaaatgacagaatattatatattgcttCCCACGTAtgttttttgttcttttacAAAGGTGCAACACCTACATTTTAGTTGTATTCGCAACCACGCAAATTTCCAATTTAAGAAAactggttttatttattatgtattatattctacatttACACGATATAGGTGTTGCATGTGTTCGAATCTATTCAGAAAATCAAATCGAGGTCATTAGGCATAGTATTTAagtgttattttcaaaaatatgtttatctaATAGATCtactcatttattataattttgaattacaatacatatacctacttatagttacgcaaaatataaattatatattatatttaaacgaaaacttattattatgaaatgtattCTTAGCGGTATAGTGTTTAATGTTTAGAACACATGTCCGTTTTTctcttcaaaaaatattaggtacttattatttatattaacattttatttatgttaagtcGTAGAATTGTTGAAGTTGtagataatagttattatacttataaacatactttattttacgtattaatataatataaacaaaaaaataattaatgacatatcaaacatattataatgttgataCTATTACAATGCTGTTATTTAACTGataaattgtgtaattttCAATCCAaagattaaatatagttataaaattattaatgattactattgctaaatatattatttatttttctaaataaaatgaaataacattattgtttatacatataaataaatcaaggTTTTTTTGCTTATGTGAATAGTGATTTTTTACATCCTTGAACTACCCTCCAAAAGCTTTTGACTTAGTTCTATGAGGCTCGACAACATAACTCCCCCTGACAAGTGCTCGAGTTTCAAATAAGTAGTTGCTGGCTTTTGTAAAATCAGAGCCATTGTTTAATAGGATGCTGAAccttttaaaatcttttataactttatagtatatatagatggaatatatgtgttattataaaacgtatttcgtaataaaatgttttttactaaaactatTTGATGTACTGATGTTACAGTTAGCAGTATGAACAAAACTCAGAAAAATGTTCCTCAAGTAAAAAAAGTACCTCCACCAGCCATTCCGGATTCAGTTGCATGTCGACATTCAGGTAGTAGCTTTGGATCAACGGGATACAGTAGCTCCAGTGATGATGCATTTCTCGATCCAAATACTTGTATCAAACCAGGTAAAGTGTTTCGaaaaaaatgctattttttatgtattaatatttaatttatcggtATGGAtatcttttaatttacataatataattttatgaaagtcaataatatcatcttttaaaaatagtatgctctaaaattattgtaatacccTATctctataaacaaattaaacgtTCAATGCAtatggtacctatatttaaaaaaatttcaaagcaCTACTTGTTTTAAATCTATGACCCAAAAACATGCAACATAGAAAATTGATGTCAGCAGAACCAACCTCGTGTAATTAACTTAGCATTAGTGTGAATTgacttattatcaaacttaaaaataatatttgcgttttacataaacttttttttaaatatttcaattttgatgcaaattataaacatgttaaatattatgatttataaatgctCAAATTTCgcttttagatttaaatattgtaaaaaacaaatatataaacacagataatattcttaattaagttttatattaggtaaatttactctaatattaaacttacagTACAAGGTTGGttctaataaaatcataatttttgaactttttaataattcttaaaaaatgataaaaagtgTGAAACTTCTGacgaatttgtataaaaaaatcaaatagtatacaaaaaaaaccagGTGTTTGGTATTTGTTTTGCTCATCTTTAGCATATTAGGAAGTATGATATTGCGTTAAATCATCAcattaaaaaacacattttgtttagattatatgtttttccttatttattattttacttttaaaatttaaatacaaggtTATTCTAACTtggtttagttaaaaataatttacaaattctttttttttacacctgTTAAAAGCTTACTGTTAAAAGTTTTATCCATGACAAAACATGTtagtaacattaatattatttaaaaaactatcttttgagataaaaaaaaaataaagctctgaataaaatagtatacataaaaaaataattttaattaaccatGTTTAAATCAGAATCATTGATGatctactaattattttaaactaaaagcaatggtatatttattacaatcaaataaattatattctctatattttgatactttttaacttgtttttgagttaaaattaatttattttgtaatattagatATCTATGATGCAGCAGATACTTACTGCCCTATTGGAAATAAATCACCATCGTCACAATTTAATCATCCAGCTTTCACATTTCCAGGATCTACTTCggtaaataaaatcaacatttttatttaatttttaaccctCAATTTtcactttatataaatattatgttttgcttAGTATTCTCAACCCTGTGGAAATATAAAGATGTATTACCACCAATTATCACTTCAGGAAGATCAAGGAATTGATATGACTCAAAGTCCTGGTCGTGATAGTCCTGGTTCATCCGGTTCTGGTTCTGGATCTCGTCACTCTACAGCGAGTTTAGATAGTGGTCGTGCTTCAGGGTGCCATCTTCGAGGAAACACTCATTGGCATCCAGAACTTAGTCCATCTACTAGAGTAGAAAGACTTCTCAATCAAGGTGTTCCAgtatgtatttgatttttataatttaatttttattaaataataattatggatttgatttgtatttattcacAGGATAAAGATATAATGTACAGTTGGTTAGTTGATCTACATCTAGAAGAATATTTACCTTTGTTCATATCTGCTGGATATGATATGAGAACAGTTTCAAAAATGACACCAGaagtaagttaatttatatatagatagttatatatatatacatgtatagttaaattagattaaaaataccaaagaccattataatatttctgaaagacttattaaatataatataatatgcatatttaaagTCTATAATAGATGCAGTGATTATTAACTGTTTATATTAACTGTtcatttaatagatataattatgtatttattttatttcccaTTATTTGCAttaaggtaaaaataataatttaacttaatttttaacttttaacaatatttaattttaaataacattttaaaataattagcttaaatcaattgaatattttatattaatataattaatttaaatatatactttgtaaTGTTAGAACGAttgttaattgatttaaagaatattcgaatatttaattatctgtatacttatattattttcatttttaacttataggATTTAACTGCTATTGGCgtaaaaaaaccaaatcaTAGAAAGAAATTAAAAGCAGAAATtggcttattaaatatatctgatGGACTATTAGATTACATTCCCGtaagtattttttgttgtacCTATGTacctcatttattttttattattaatattatgtataaaattgtttagggATCATTAGATGAATGGCTTAGATTGCTACGTCTTGAAGAATATGGATCAGCGTTAGAAGCTCAAGGTTATTCTACAATTGATGATGTAACTCAATTAACATGGGAAGATTTAGAAGATATTGGAATAGTTAAACTTGGACATCAAAAAAGATTATTACTAGCAATAAAACGAGTAAAGGATATTAAGGCTGGCAAATCATTTGTACCTCATTCtccatatattattcaaactcaagtgagtaaaaattataaattttaaaaatgtatctaaattaaaattaaaataaaacataatttacccttagaaaaaaattttaaaaatatttttttatttagcaatTAGTATgtagatttttaaacaaattttactcTTCTTTTGTagctcttaaaaaatataaaaacaataatttatttttcactaaaaaacaagtataatgaaaatttaactaatacaattattctagttagtttatataataatatatggtacattttttcataaaaaaaaatatcttcctgattaaatgtttttaaatataaatattcagagAATATtgaggttttatttttaataatgtaaacgcTGCACTGCATTAcccattttgttttttaatttaccttagatttttattttcttatacgaTTTTTAGTGgccaacatattttaattttatttatatagtaaacaaTGTAGAACTATGAGTTATGAAAATAGGGATGTAAGTACTACAAATTGTTTCTTGAATTTTGTTTCTTGTAAAAGCAtgttgtgaatattttaatttgcatgtctagatttttattttttacaatgctttaaatttgcattcattattatttaaatcgtatATTGCATCCAAAAGGCCTGCATCGAGTCGCCATTAAGCATTGTAAGCAGCAGTTCTGGATGTGGAACAAGTATCACTAACATAAGTTGCGGTACAGGCAGTGTTGAACTTGATTTGCCTCGTGTTCATGCCACGTATCACAGCTTTCATCAACCTTGGGAATTAGAGAGTAGCAAACAACTATATTGCCAAACAGATATTGTTCCCATCAAggtataaatctattttataaattataatttgctaTCATCATGTCTTGTTGCTTTTTATCAATTTCTGAGCTTTTGTCAATTTACTAAGTCCCCTAGACCTACTCCGGATTCGAACTGGACACTCGAATTTCAGGAATCGGTAAAGCATTATTATTTCCCCCTttgattttttctaaattatattttaaattaaatgtttatttattaatatttaatataattttagcttAGAGGAGCACATCGTGGCAAATCATTAGAAAGTctacatgaaaatattaactcaACAACTGGAGGTACGAGTAGTTTTGTCGGTCCACCACAGTGGAGACATCaacaaaaaagttttgaaGATGGTGATTTAACACCAACAAATGAAACTTCTATTCTTCATGAATGTGGTGGTACATTACCTAGACCAAGAGGATTAGTTAAGCCAAGATTAGTGGCTAAAGTTCCAGCTTTATTTACTCAACAAAACATGTATGATCAAAATACactaaattggtttttttttatgtttacataaataaaataataatatggtttttgtTTTCAGAGAAGACTGTTCAGgattaaatacattgaaaCGTAGACCACCATCTCCACCTAAACGCCAACAGTCTTGTGAAGATAATAAAAAGTGTCATCAAGTAACTGTTGTTGCTGATCTACATTGTATTCCGACGTTACAATCTAAATCTTTGAGTAAATGGACAATAGACAATATGTCTCCTAAACATAACCTAGAGGATCATATCGGATCAAATGCAAgctttaaagtaaattattaacaatataattgatataattttcaataaaaaattataaatatatattttctatagtcAAATTCAAGTACTGAATCAGATACTATTCCATTTGCCAATGAAAATGCAGGCACAATTAAACAGAGAACAATTAGATCTACAAATGGTtagtctataatttttatttgtttatttcaataattaatataatatttttcactgtGTTCGATTTTAGAACTAATTCAACCTATGCTTGCTGAAGGATCTCACTCTATGCATACAACTTCAAGTTATTCAATGCACTCAAGTCAATTTTCGCTAATGCCTccaaggtaaaaaaaaatattgatattttatatttgtataatatagaattataactGAAAGctcaacaaatataattaactaagtATTAACTTTTGTTCCAATCAATAGTTtaacattttctaattattttaacaatgctTATAAACTGATTTaactttaattgatttttaaaccaaACCAAACTTAAGATGTTTGGTTCGAGttagatacaatttaaatagtcTTGTTCagcttaagtatattaaatttaaaataagttttacttagattttgtttttctttaaatatccGAATATGTTTCAAcgctaatgatttttaataacagtaatacatttagaacaaaagttattttattgtcaattATTTCTGTTACACCATGGCATCATGTAGTACAATATCTTGTACTCAGAGCCATGCCGTTAAGATTTGACGCCCagggcaaaattaaaaatatttgccccttttttacttattattatgcatttcaattttttttttttgcgctcTCTTAAACCATGCCCCCTAGGCCCCCCTCCACGGCACGGCTCTGCATATACTAAATCACTAAAtccttataaatattgataaaacatatttttatttatttaatgtttgtcttatattttttatgacagtGGGAAAAAGGAACCAGCAGATGTACTTAATGATATTGGAAATATGTTAGCCAATTTAACTGATGAATTAGATGCCATGttagaagaagaaaaaagaCAAGGTctcaatgattaaattaattaatttttcgtaaagattaagttaatatttcttaccctaattgtaaaaaaaaaaatgttccatccagtaaaaaagaaacaatttttatgttccttttttatttctgtatatTAAGGTTCAAATtgcaagaaaaaaattgtaatcttATTTATGTCTTACTAAATCTGTCAATGTTAGGCTATAAAAAGGGAAACaccaattgtaattatattcacTTCTTGCTCTTgggttttaatttgaaattagttTACAATTTTAGGTGTATAGCTGATACTATCCTTATctcacctatatatttttaatttatatagattggAATCAGccttatgaattttatatattatttcaataaccaCAATTAACTATGCCATtactcaaatttatttttgaaattttaagacataatattatataatttctattcaactaaaatactatatttgttaCTATTAGTGTAGACATATCACCTTAAACGTCTtcctgttttataattttaatcgaagatataacttgtttttacaatttcaaaaactttacCTAAGTTATATagagacattatattatatttctaaattattatttgtaggtaGCTATTTtgattagattattaattaatcataggtaactatttaaaaatgaatattatttaaaatacttttagagACAACATATTTGACTGATTAGAGAGAGGTGCACAGTTATTAATCTTTGAACCCtgaagatttatattatttaaataattatacaatgtccttggataataatttatatttgttagtatcaacataaataatttaaagaacttTGGTgaagctatttatttatttttattagttaaaaagaaattttttcaCTAAAGTTATGTGAACCAATCTTCACCACatgagaattttattttaattattctttatgGGCATTTCCATTCCTTAGCAAAACaacttttatattgtatctataaataataatgcagcTATTAgctttttatttaagatacaccaagtaaattcatatttaatgacTCCTGCAAATTGGGAAGAacattgaatttgtaaaatgttatttaatgattaaataatatttagaatctaaacatttgtatattattgtagtatgtttataatataaactgaggataacaattttattatatttatatactggtagatttttataccacaaattattatgtatattaataaacaattttaaataatttattgtgtttgtcttatttattagattcaaCCTGTTTTACTTGACTTAGAATTGAtgttagaaatattttgatatatatatatttatatcatatatgtttTGAGCAGTTAgatttacacaattattttaataatttaaaataatatttatgtgatttaaaattgaatatacctTGTTgttgcatacatattataaattataatttagtaaaatgatTGAGTTCGCGATTCGCATCGTTTTGCCGCGCAAACCAAATCTCACAAAATtgactataatagttttatctactataaaaaaactagaaagtatatcaaaattaccagtgttgtaaacataaaaaaaaattaaaaatattatatttaacgattGAAATCATTGTATTAATCTAGACACTTTTGCACATGAAACATATACCGCTGTTTTGACTTTGGCTTTATTATATCTAAGTGTCAGACACATATTTTCAAACGCCTGTATCTCATTGAATAATTAGTGTTAAAGTGTGGGACCCACACAATATTGTTTAGATAATGACATACTTTAAATCTAAGCAAACTTGTTTTTAGTCTTGTGAtttcctttaaatttaatatactaaagaaaaaatgtcataatacattaaaaatatatagaaggCCTTATACTATTTCTCCAAttgaagtatatttaaaataaataataagctgggtatattgttataaattttattttattttattataatctaatgtCTAATTGATCATATTTTTGACGTTGGTTATGGTTAAAACACCGAGGttacttaaacaatatttgatgtgtccattcatataatatgacatatagATATGTtcctacattaattataaatattgaatactagtatttataatcaatggttcctataataataacataggtaAGTTTAGTAAGTTATcgtaactttaatttatattaaaatgtataaaatattgttcatttttttcattatttcagtGGAAccaatttagataataatgagatagattgaataaattatagtaaaacttAGCTAAATACCTATAGTGGCAAAGTACgctaattataatgaaacgcagttatttttttgaatcaaTCATAAGTTTTAACTCGTAAGCATTTACGGAGTAATGCatataacagtatataatgatatttaataactaattaatttttatagatttatgttCTGTCTATGGGAAATTTccttaaaaacttatatttttctatgtgcttatttgttaatatttatccaAAAAGGATGATACCTAatctttataaacattttttggttttatactaacttgaaaaacaaaatacaattaattcacTTTTAAGtagatttaagttataatttattattttatcttattatttcacataatataaatattagtagctgttaataacttatatcaatataccgatgtataatgtatttaagatTGGTATGAATATAAATCCATGGTATAAATTgactaaaataataggtatattgtgcATGGATATTATACGCAATAGCGAAAAGTTTCAAGCCTctgagaataatatttattgaataacactaaaattgattaaagtcattatttttcgtttaattaaTCGCTGAGATGGATGTTGAACTTTATCTGCCGACCTCGATCCGACCTCTATATAGGAACCTCGGCGGGGAGCGGCaaccattttttaattaacggcTGTTGGCCATTTGTTCGATGAatgacacacacacatatatatatatatgtatattcattatacgACATTACCACAGCGTTTCTCAATCTTTTTAATCTCACGACCCCCAAAAAAGGTATAAGATATGGTCAATCACTTCGCGACCCTCTCCCTATCTGTATTGActgtattaagtatacatttgtatCATATCGTAGGAAAAGCCAAATTTGAATGAAAAGGTTGATTTTGTAAAtcggtgttttatttttgacttacGTAACCCCCAGTCAAGGCAATCGTGACCCCCCCCCCAAGATTGAGAAACGCTGTTATACTATCGCATACCCACCGTGAcaaccattaataataaataggtacatatttttagggaATTAAGAAAAAGTTTATTGGTTTTCGCGGTTACTATTATTTGAGTACACCAACTCATTGGTTACAAATTACATTGTGGAGCAAAGTCTGACCACACGTCAGTATAGATTCgtggaaattttttaaaatttataaaacctgCAAGTTAATCAtcaattcatataaaaaaaaacttcgaaAAATCAACTGGCACAGTGGTAGGAAACGTAATCTAGCTtgcctaaaaaaatatcttcaaagaacatcaatattttttagtgtgGTTTGGACAGTAACCTGGCATcgacaaaaattagtatttatcaataaaatatgcatttaaaaatggtaAGTTAATCCAAAACAAACCTTTTCATTAGTCATTGCATAAAAGATgtgatagatattttaataatcaaaacgtaggtattttttcagttttacgTCTAAGTTTAATTGCTTGAGACGAATaggtatagtaggtatacctactaaaACAAACTAGTTCcgtcaataattatttcaaaacgtagggtacctactatttttgaattatgccATAAAGTACTATTTCCcgtgtattatagtatacagtgGCATGTTAGGCTGGGGCCACCGAGGCCCACAAGTTAAGTCCAAGTTGAGGGGCTAAAGGACATGTaccattacataaaaaaaatatttaggtacattgaaaataatttgattatgaaaaatacaaaaaaactttGTACAACGACGGCGTTAGTTCTTCAAATGGATGgctattatagaaataaactaTCATGACTtatcgttaaatattatttgcattttgCTCGAtggtattatagataaaattgaaTGCTCTTCGCGGCAATAATTCGCGATGACGGATGAAAAATTACACTAATCAGGAGaaacattacaaaaaaagtatgaCCAAAATATTTCTCCAGATTTTGTACATCAGAATATcagatattaaataagataCTATCTTTTCgatcatattttaaagatataatatccataaggttaaatacaacaaaagaaattgcagaaatgttatttattgaacattttccTCTTACAACAACATACCCTGATGTATTcactacttttattttatacttgacgTTAGCTATAAGGCTATAACTATTGCAGCGGCAGAGCGATCGTtctcaaaactaaaaataataaaaaattatttacg
This sequence is a window from Rhopalosiphum maidis isolate BTI-1 chromosome 1, ASM367621v3, whole genome shotgun sequence. Protein-coding genes within it:
- the LOC113561150 gene encoding uncharacterized protein LOC113561150 isoform X4: MRKLSVSSMNKTQKNVPQVKKVPPPAIPDSVACRHSGSSFGSTGYSSSSDDAFLDPNTCIKPDIYDAADTYCPIGNKSPSSQFNHPAFTFPGSTSYSQPCGNIKMYYHQLSLQEDQGIDMTQSPGRDSPGSSGSGSGSRHSTASLDSGRASGCHLRGNTHWHPELSPSTRVERLLNQGVPDKDIMYSWLVDLHLEEYLPLFISAGYDMRTVSKMTPEDLTAIGVKKPNHRKKLKAEIGLLNISDGLLDYIPGSLDEWLRLLRLEEYGSALEAQGYSTIDDVTQLTWEDLEDIGIVKLGHQKRLLLAIKRVKDIKAGKSFVPHSPYIIQTQACIESPLSIVSSSSGCGTSITNISCGTGSVELDLPRVHATYHSFHQPWELESSKQLYCQTDIVPIKSPRPTPDSNWTLEFQESLRGAHRGKSLESLHENINSTTGGTSSFVGPPQWRHQQKSFEDGDLTPTNETSILHECGGTLPRPRGLVKPRLVAKVPALFTQQNIEDCSGLNTLKRRPPSPPKRQQSCEDNKKCHQVTVVADLHCIPTLQSKSLSKWTIDNMSPKHNLEDHIGSNASFKSNSSTESDTIPFANENAGTIKQRTIRSTNELIQPMLAEGSHSMHTTSSYSMHSSQFSLMPPSGKKEPADVLNDIGNMLANLTDELDAMLEEEKRQGLND
- the LOC113561150 gene encoding uncharacterized protein LOC113561150 isoform X2, with the protein product MRKLSVNESNGCILFEHLMIMSDIRNSLWAHPPLPPGKRILDRSNSEDRKSTFGFIRKFPSVRRNSKKENLMDTTYESFDSLFEDNDIVLVETEYVEDSNKNKKPFTAMFRSRSDGNLAGSSKSSSIMSHESAEPKGFTKYLRALSGSWKNLLNISSMNKTQKNVPQVKKVPPPAIPDSVACRHSGSSFGSTGYSSSSDDAFLDPNTCIKPDIYDAADTYCPIGNKSPSSQFNHPAFTFPGSTSYSQPCGNIKMYYHQLSLQEDQGIDMTQSPGRDSPGSSGSGSGSRHSTASLDSGRASGCHLRGNTHWHPELSPSTRVERLLNQGVPDKDIMYSWLVDLHLEEYLPLFISAGYDMRTVSKMTPEDLTAIGVKKPNHRKKLKAEIGLLNISDGLLDYIPGSLDEWLRLLRLEEYGSALEAQGYSTIDDVTQLTWEDLEDIGIVKLGHQKRLLLAIKRVKDIKAGKSFVPHSPYIIQTQACIESPLSIVSSSSGCGTSITNISCGTGSVELDLPRVHATYHSFHQPWELESSKQLYCQTDIVPIKLRGAHRGKSLESLHENINSTTGGTSSFVGPPQWRHQQKSFEDGDLTPTNETSILHECGGTLPRPRGLVKPRLVAKVPALFTQQNIEDCSGLNTLKRRPPSPPKRQQSCEDNKKCHQVTVVADLHCIPTLQSKSLSKWTIDNMSPKHNLEDHIGSNASFKSNSSTESDTIPFANENAGTIKQRTIRSTNELIQPMLAEGSHSMHTTSSYSMHSSQFSLMPPSGKKEPADVLNDIGNMLANLTDELDAMLEEEKRQGLND